In Lacrimispora indolis DSM 755, a genomic segment contains:
- a CDS encoding alpha/beta fold hydrolase: MIKTVTSDQVSLYTESFGNPDDPPILLIMGAVSSMIWWETPFCERLAEEGFFVIRYDNRDTGKSTSYPPGKPEYTFEELADDTIVVLDGYNIKKAVITGMSMGGMLTQMTALRHPDRVCGIVLLSSMYFAEGAENLPYSSDEVNEFFAIFGQKIPVNNEELIEYTISQWQVTNKSSRPKDLEHIRDMIKTDIERAANYASRINHSCAQVTGNELGRISEIQIPALVIHGTEDVVIPYIHGVMLAKTIPDSVLYTMEGAGHELHPQDYLPVARQIKNRFLQ, encoded by the coding sequence ATGATTAAAACAGTAACGTCTGACCAAGTTTCACTTTACACGGAAAGCTTCGGTAATCCGGATGATCCGCCAATTCTTTTAATTATGGGCGCAGTAAGCTCTATGATATGGTGGGAAACACCTTTTTGTGAACGATTGGCTGAAGAGGGATTTTTTGTAATCCGCTATGACAATCGGGATACAGGTAAATCAACGTCTTATCCTCCCGGAAAACCGGAATATACTTTCGAGGAGCTGGCTGATGATACAATCGTGGTACTGGATGGCTACAATATCAAAAAAGCAGTTATTACGGGAATGTCTATGGGCGGTATGCTGACACAAATGACAGCACTGCGCCATCCTGATCGTGTTTGCGGCATTGTACTGCTGTCCTCCATGTATTTTGCGGAAGGTGCTGAGAATCTGCCTTATTCTTCAGATGAAGTGAATGAATTCTTTGCCATATTTGGGCAAAAAATTCCGGTCAATAATGAGGAACTCATAGAGTACACAATCAGCCAATGGCAGGTTACCAACAAAAGCAGCCGGCCAAAGGATTTGGAGCACATCAGGGATATGATCAAGACGGATATTGAAAGAGCTGCCAACTATGCCAGCCGCATCAATCATTCCTGTGCCCAGGTAACCGGTAACGAGCTTGGCCGGATTTCTGAAATTCAAATTCCTGCACTGGTCATTCATGGTACGGAAGATGTGGTCATTCCCTATATACACGGAGTAATGCTGGCAAAAACCATCCCGGACTCAGTCCTCTATACAATGGAAGGGGCCGGACACGAACTTCATCCACAGGATTATCTACCGGTGGCAAGACAGATTAAGAACCGGTTTTTGCAGTAA
- the rsmH gene encoding 16S rRNA (cytosine(1402)-N(4))-methyltransferase RsmH, whose protein sequence is MDNQEQKHQRRPRYKGTHPKAFKDKYKELQPELYADAVAKVIQKGNTPAGMHRSICVKEILEFLQITPGQTGLDATLGYGGHTLEMLKCLNSKGHLYATDVDSIELPRTRERLERLGYGPEILTIKQTNFSNIDQITSQSGPLNFILADLGVSSMQIDNPERGFSFKTEGPLDLRLNPSKGISAADRLKTISHEELYGMLLENADEPHSEEIALAIISAIKKGTDITTTNQLQQIIKDALKFIPEKDRNNEIKKSCQRCFQALRIDVNNEFEVLYEFLEKLPAALAEGGRVAILTFHSGEDRLVKKSFQRFYREGIYREIAPEAIRPSAAECNSNGRARCAKLRWAIKS, encoded by the coding sequence ATGGATAATCAAGAACAAAAACATCAGCGCCGCCCCAGGTATAAGGGTACTCACCCAAAAGCCTTTAAAGATAAATACAAGGAACTGCAGCCGGAGTTATATGCTGATGCTGTGGCAAAGGTCATTCAAAAAGGAAATACTCCTGCCGGTATGCATCGTTCTATTTGCGTGAAAGAAATATTAGAGTTCTTACAAATCACTCCCGGACAAACTGGATTGGATGCAACCTTAGGCTATGGCGGACATACGTTAGAGATGCTTAAATGTCTTAATTCAAAGGGGCACTTGTATGCTACTGATGTGGATTCTATCGAATTACCGAGAACAAGGGAGCGTTTGGAGCGCTTAGGTTATGGTCCGGAAATTTTAACAATCAAGCAAACAAACTTTTCCAATATTGATCAAATAACGTCCCAATCGGGACCATTGAATTTTATACTAGCAGATTTGGGTGTCTCTTCCATGCAAATAGACAATCCTGAAAGAGGATTTTCTTTTAAGACAGAGGGGCCATTAGACTTACGGCTCAATCCATCAAAAGGCATCTCTGCAGCGGATCGTCTTAAAACTATTTCCCACGAGGAATTATACGGTATGCTCCTGGAAAATGCGGACGAGCCTCATTCCGAAGAAATCGCCCTTGCCATTATTTCTGCAATAAAAAAAGGAACAGACATTACAACAACAAATCAGCTCCAGCAAATTATTAAAGATGCTTTGAAATTCATTCCGGAAAAAGACAGAAATAATGAAATCAAAAAATCCTGTCAAAGATGCTTTCAGGCGTTGCGGATTGATGTGAATAATGAATTTGAAGTGTTATATGAATTTTTAGAAAAACTTCCTGCTGCCCTGGCTGAAGGAGGGCGGGTTGCTATCCTTACGTTTCATTCCGGCGAGGACCGTCTCGTTAAAAAGTCCTTTCAACGCTTCTATCGAGAAGGGATCTATAGAGAAATAGCTCCAGAAGCGATCCGGCCATCAGCAGCTGAATGCAATTCCAATGGCCGTGCCCGGTGTGCAAAATTACGTTGGGCTATAAAATCTTAA
- a CDS encoding toll/interleukin-1 receptor domain-containing protein codes for MINIFVSYCQKDKIFADNINLYFKDEDICIHQDIRDISQWKSIREYMQSIRDMDYAILIITDNYLKSFHCMYEVLEIMKEKDYQDRIFPAVVETKIYSAIGRIQYITYWEEKNTKHHS; via the coding sequence ATGATAAATATATTTGTTTCCTATTGTCAAAAGGATAAAATCTTTGCCGATAATATTAATTTATATTTTAAGGATGAAGATATTTGTATACATCAAGATATTAGAGATATTAGTCAATGGAAAAGCATTCGTGAATACATGCAAAGCATCAGAGATATGGATTATGCTATACTGATTATAACTGATAATTACTTAAAGTCCTTTCATTGCATGTATGAGGTATTGGAAATAATGAAGGAAAAGGACTATCAAGACAGGATTTTTCCAGCAGTTGTAGAAACGAAGATTTATAGTGCTATTGGAAGAATACAATATATTACTTATTGGGAAGAAAAAAACACAAAACATCATTCTTAA
- a CDS encoding DMT family transporter: MYNILSLLTGLVIAVMVAVNGRLTLLWGVFGAAAIIHVIGAVFAYILCRLTKKKIAVKKNLPVWLYLGGAIGVLTTVFNNFAYGKISLTSIVALGLFGQTVTSLLIDCLDLFGMKKHLFRKSSAFGLIFSLAGIFVMLDNSVDTALYAVLLSFCAGITIVLSRTVNARLSRHSGELQSSFINHVIGLPIAVAIAAIFGKSNISLILQAPLPDLWIYLGGVLGVSAVYLCNVTVPKVTAFRLTLLTFVGQVFMGIAIDIFTKIEYPETTLIGGVLVAVGIVINMIYEQILCSKESKSKKYWEEMNDLKRNYQNHLLELANKPMPSPPAAVFETRLKGGICCPYCWTAQSSNRNFCHGYKCNARFVFEDEPDES, encoded by the coding sequence ATGTATAATATACTATCGTTATTAACGGGATTAGTTATTGCAGTGATGGTTGCGGTCAACGGCAGGCTTACTCTTCTATGGGGGGTTTTTGGTGCGGCAGCAATCATTCATGTCATAGGCGCTGTATTTGCATACATACTTTGCAGGCTGACAAAGAAAAAGATTGCCGTAAAGAAAAATCTGCCGGTCTGGTTGTATCTGGGCGGGGCTATTGGTGTTTTGACCACAGTTTTTAATAATTTTGCCTACGGGAAAATCAGCTTGACCAGTATCGTAGCCCTGGGGCTGTTTGGCCAGACGGTAACTTCACTGTTAATTGACTGTCTGGATCTCTTTGGCATGAAAAAGCATTTATTCAGAAAGTCATCTGCTTTTGGTCTCATTTTTTCGCTGGCCGGTATTTTTGTAATGCTGGACAATTCCGTGGATACAGCACTGTATGCGGTACTCCTTTCTTTCTGTGCAGGAATTACAATCGTCCTTTCACGGACAGTAAATGCGAGACTGTCACGGCACAGTGGGGAGCTGCAGAGTTCATTCATAAACCATGTTATAGGGCTTCCGATTGCAGTTGCAATCGCAGCCATTTTTGGAAAAAGCAATATATCATTAATCCTTCAGGCACCTTTGCCGGATCTGTGGATTTATTTGGGAGGGGTACTTGGTGTGTCCGCCGTATATTTGTGTAATGTAACGGTTCCTAAAGTAACTGCATTCCGGTTGACGCTTTTAACGTTTGTGGGCCAGGTGTTCATGGGAATTGCAATTGATATATTCACAAAGATTGAATACCCAGAAACAACATTGATCGGAGGAGTGCTGGTTGCCGTCGGAATCGTTATAAACATGATATATGAACAGATTTTGTGCAGCAAGGAGAGTAAGAGTAAAAAGTACTGGGAAGAAATGAATGACCTTAAAAGGAATTACCAGAATCATCTCTTGGAACTTGCAAATAAACCGATGCCCTCCCCTCCTGCTGCTGTATTTGAAACACGCCTGAAAGGCGGAATCTGCTGTCCTTATTGCTGGACGGCACAATCCTCCAATCGAAATTTTTGTCATGGTTATAAGTGCAATGCCAGATTTGTCTTTGAGGATGAGCCGGATGAATCATAA
- a CDS encoding cyclic nucleotide-binding domain-containing protein: MQSSRLKNEHLKRLEGYGIKNMILDAGLCLRFKAGETIFNEGMPISYFLIVVKGRAKVCTIAKNGKDLVLCYYISDGIIGDIELMTNASIAATSVIAITDFECIALPYKEYAVDLKNNLAFLNRLGSELSIKLLYSSKNYVFTALYSGEERLCSYILESSHNNVFNDVLTDVSSSIGMSYRHMFRLLNQLCTDRILDKKDNGYLILDRDELIRRSADSF; encoded by the coding sequence ATGCAAAGCAGCCGTTTGAAAAATGAGCATCTTAAGAGATTAGAAGGATATGGTATAAAAAATATGATTCTGGATGCAGGCTTATGCCTGAGGTTTAAAGCCGGTGAAACCATTTTTAATGAAGGAATGCCAATTTCATATTTTTTAATTGTTGTAAAAGGAAGGGCCAAGGTTTGTACCATTGCAAAAAACGGAAAAGATTTAGTTTTGTGCTATTACATTTCCGATGGAATTATAGGTGACATTGAATTAATGACCAATGCCTCGATTGCGGCAACCAGTGTTATCGCTATAACCGATTTTGAATGCATTGCATTACCTTATAAAGAATACGCCGTTGATTTAAAAAACAATCTTGCCTTTTTAAACAGGCTTGGAAGTGAACTTTCTATTAAACTATTGTACAGTTCAAAAAATTATGTGTTCACTGCCCTGTATTCCGGAGAGGAACGTTTATGCTCCTACATTTTAGAGTCTTCGCATAATAACGTATTCAATGACGTGCTGACAGATGTGTCCTCTTCAATAGGTATGAGTTACAGGCATATGTTCCGCCTGCTGAACCAGCTATGTACTGACAGGATATTGGACAAAAAAGACAATGGGTATCTGATCCTTGACCGTGATGAATTGATTCGCAGATCTGCTGATTCTTTTTGA
- a CDS encoding DEAD/DEAH box helicase → MDIRSFRNDIISEDIVKALRGLEYDIPTEVQARVIPTALEKNDLIVKAQTGSGKTAAYAIPICELIEWLENKPQALILTPTRELAVQVKEDFTNIGRFKRIKAAAIYGRHPFSMEKAELKQKTHVAIGTPGRVMDHIKKGTLPLSMIKCLVIDEADRMLDMGFIEQVEAIMNELPGERMTMLFSATMSDEVKRISSNYMRNPVNIDVSESGITTADIDHFLYITDEEDKFKLLTDVTIMENPDSCIIFCSTKDRVDMVCSRLQDLGYPCNKIHGGMEQDDRLSAMKRFKRGEYRYLAATDLAARGIDIENISLVINYDIPLDEENYVHRTGRTGRAGQKGKAISFVVTAQTRYLHDIEELIGFKIQERTKPAKEEVSNQKPSFDEKVNTAPQIKKMKSDQLNKEIMKLRFNGGKKKKLRATNFVGVISNLEGVEAEDIGIISIQDTLTYIEILNGKGPLVLEAMKNTTICGKLLKVTKAMDKI, encoded by the coding sequence ATGGATATTAGAAGTTTTCGTAATGATATAATCAGTGAGGATATTGTAAAGGCACTTCGTGGCCTGGAGTATGATATACCTACAGAAGTTCAGGCCAGAGTTATTCCGACTGCTTTAGAAAAAAATGATCTGATTGTCAAAGCACAGACGGGAAGCGGAAAGACTGCCGCATACGCAATTCCAATATGTGAATTAATTGAATGGCTTGAAAATAAGCCGCAGGCGCTTATTTTGACGCCAACAAGGGAACTGGCTGTTCAGGTAAAAGAGGATTTTACCAATATAGGCAGATTTAAACGAATAAAAGCAGCGGCAATCTATGGAAGACACCCATTTTCTATGGAGAAAGCAGAGCTGAAACAGAAAACACATGTAGCCATTGGTACACCGGGGCGTGTCATGGATCACATAAAAAAAGGAACATTACCTTTAAGTATGATCAAATGCTTAGTAATTGATGAAGCTGACCGAATGCTGGATATGGGGTTTATTGAACAGGTAGAAGCAATTATGAATGAACTGCCCGGGGAACGGATGACAATGTTGTTTTCCGCTACCATGTCCGATGAAGTAAAACGCATATCATCAAATTATATGAGAAACCCTGTCAATATAGATGTCAGCGAGTCTGGTATCACGACAGCCGATATTGATCATTTTCTTTATATAACCGATGAAGAAGATAAATTTAAACTACTTACTGATGTTACGATTATGGAAAATCCGGATAGCTGCATCATCTTTTGCAGCACAAAGGACCGGGTGGATATGGTATGCAGCCGTTTGCAGGATTTAGGATATCCCTGTAATAAAATCCATGGCGGAATGGAACAGGATGATCGGTTATCTGCAATGAAACGTTTTAAAAGGGGAGAGTACCGCTATTTAGCAGCCACAGATTTGGCAGCAAGAGGGATCGATATAGAGAATATTTCTCTGGTTATAAACTATGACATTCCTCTGGATGAGGAAAACTATGTCCATCGTACAGGGAGGACAGGACGTGCAGGGCAAAAAGGGAAGGCCATATCCTTCGTGGTAACAGCACAAACCAGATATTTGCATGACATAGAAGAACTGATCGGATTTAAAATTCAGGAAAGAACGAAACCTGCCAAGGAGGAAGTAAGCAATCAGAAGCCTTCTTTTGATGAAAAAGTGAATACGGCTCCTCAGATTAAAAAGATGAAAAGTGATCAATTGAATAAAGAAATAATGAAACTACGTTTCAATGGCGGAAAGAAAAAGAAGCTCAGAGCAACAAATTTTGTTGGAGTCATATCCAATCTGGAAGGTGTTGAGGCAGAGGATATTGGAATCATAAGTATTCAAGATACCCTTACCTATATAGAAATACTAAACGGTAAAGGCCCATTGGTACTGGAAGCTATGAAAAATACAACGATTTGCGGTAAGCTATTGAAGGTTACAAAGGCAATGGATAAGATTTAA
- a CDS encoding DUF2200 domain-containing protein — MEKHRIFTTSVSSVYPHYVAKAERKGHTKDEVDEIICWLTGYSQDELEVQLEKDADFETFFSEAPALNPSRLLIKGVICGIRVEDMEDTLMREIRYLDKLVDELSKGKKMDKILRH, encoded by the coding sequence ATGGAAAAACATCGCATATTTACAACCAGTGTTTCAAGTGTGTATCCTCATTATGTGGCTAAAGCTGAAAGAAAAGGCCACACAAAAGACGAGGTGGATGAAATCATATGCTGGCTGACCGGATATAGCCAGGATGAATTAGAGGTTCAATTAGAAAAAGACGCGGATTTTGAAACCTTTTTTTCAGAAGCTCCGGCTTTAAATCCATCAAGACTTTTAATTAAAGGCGTTATCTGCGGCATACGGGTGGAGGATATGGAAGATACCCTAATGCGGGAAATTCGTTATTTGGATAAATTAGTAGATGAGTTGTCAAAAGGCAAGAAAATGGATAAAATTTTGCGCCATTAA
- a CDS encoding FkbM family methyltransferase — MSTDPAITQFFQNPHMIKGTENFKEDDGEMSCQSEPLTIKSPGNISGLSLSHSPNQIDIEFERLMDYIKEKDVFEMTEAVKQNLRHFSATDNRLYTSSINFINLHKLWGTYYPEKGDFELAENRAHALVEHREDFEWLYNILKDYRSKRILVNILCYWLMSDTKRIGQIYEKTFSQYFDLDIVKCDENEVFVDIGAYIGDTVVNYSKVFGKNCYKRMYCYEIVPANIEYIEKNVELFKLDDVIIRKKGASNRNGTMYLSSNVLSSISQLSDKGAIAVPITKVDDDIEENVTFIKMDIEGGEEEALLGCLAKIREGHPKFALSIYHNHKDIWKLARIIYDVDPSYNFYIRYYGSTIFPTEYVLYAV; from the coding sequence GTGTCAACAGATCCTGCAATTACACAATTTTTCCAGAACCCACATATGATAAAAGGAACAGAAAATTTTAAGGAGGATGATGGGGAAATGTCCTGTCAATCAGAACCTTTAACAATTAAAAGCCCAGGTAATATAAGCGGCTTATCTTTATCACATAGTCCGAACCAAATCGATATAGAATTTGAACGTCTCATGGATTACATTAAAGAAAAAGACGTTTTTGAAATGACGGAAGCTGTTAAACAGAATTTAAGACACTTCAGTGCGACAGATAACCGGCTATATACCAGTTCCATAAATTTTATTAATCTGCATAAGCTTTGGGGGACTTATTACCCGGAAAAGGGAGATTTTGAACTTGCAGAAAACAGGGCCCATGCACTTGTTGAACACAGGGAAGATTTTGAATGGCTTTATAATATTCTTAAAGACTACCGCTCAAAACGAATACTTGTTAATATACTTTGTTACTGGCTTATGTCGGATACTAAAAGAATTGGGCAGATATATGAAAAAACATTCAGCCAATATTTTGACCTTGATATTGTAAAATGTGATGAAAATGAGGTGTTTGTGGATATCGGGGCATATATAGGAGATACCGTTGTTAATTACTCAAAGGTTTTCGGAAAAAACTGCTATAAAAGGATGTACTGCTATGAAATAGTACCTGCCAATATAGAATATATAGAAAAGAATGTGGAGCTCTTTAAGCTTGACGATGTAATTATTAGAAAAAAGGGCGCAAGCAATAGAAACGGTACGATGTATCTTTCTTCCAACGTTTTATCTTCCATAAGCCAGTTGTCTGATAAGGGAGCCATAGCTGTTCCAATTACAAAAGTAGATGATGATATAGAAGAAAACGTGACCTTTATTAAAATGGATATTGAAGGCGGAGAAGAGGAGGCCCTTTTAGGCTGTCTGGCAAAAATAAGGGAAGGCCATCCAAAGTTCGCTCTAAGCATATACCATAATCACAAAGATATTTGGAAATTGGCCCGCATCATTTATGATGTGGATCCTTCCTACAACTTTTATATACGCTATTATGGATCTACAATATTCCCGACCGAATATGTTCTGTATGCAGTTTAG
- a CDS encoding DEAD/DEAH box helicase, translating to MQFKDLDIMPEIIMALEKESYDIPTPIQEEAIPVILSGRDLLGCAQTGTGKTAAFAIPTIQLLSEEKVSHQERQNIRALIVTPTRELALQIYESFNTYGKFTNLNCCVVFGGVSQKPQEENLKQKVDILVATPGRLLDLIDQKIVNIEHIKIFILDEADRMLDMGFIHDVRRIIAKTPSKKQTLLFSATMPPDIAKLAGTILKTPAKIAITPVSSTVDTIEQYLYFVDKSNKKDLLLHILKDKNIASALVFTRTKHGADRLMKQLSRNNVVAQAIHGDKSQGARQRALSNFKDKTLRILLATDIAARGIDIDELTHVINFDLPDTPETYVHRIGRTGRAGLGGTAISFCDFDEKGQLNDIEKLIGKKLTEIKDHPYPLMNNVPTKKIVQPRRDTAKAPKSQVKPPKDAIIRSKRSPKTASLKSGASSKRESLYTASMDSASSSKKKYRMTADGTLKEKRSYNKFSVKDKKR from the coding sequence ATGCAATTTAAAGATTTAGATATTATGCCTGAAATTATAATGGCATTAGAAAAAGAAAGTTACGATATTCCTACACCAATACAGGAAGAGGCTATACCTGTTATATTAAGCGGCAGGGATTTACTTGGTTGTGCCCAGACTGGTACCGGAAAAACAGCTGCATTTGCCATACCAACCATTCAGCTGCTCAGCGAAGAAAAAGTGTCTCATCAGGAAAGACAAAATATAAGGGCCCTGATCGTAACACCCACCAGAGAGCTGGCTTTGCAAATTTATGAAAGTTTTAATACTTATGGAAAATTCACCAATTTAAATTGCTGTGTAGTCTTTGGGGGAGTATCTCAAAAGCCGCAGGAAGAAAATTTAAAGCAAAAGGTAGATATACTTGTGGCAACACCAGGAAGACTGCTGGACTTAATTGATCAAAAGATTGTAAATATTGAACATATTAAAATATTTATATTGGATGAAGCTGACCGTATGCTGGATATGGGATTTATTCACGATGTCAGAAGGATTATTGCTAAAACACCTTCGAAAAAGCAAACATTACTTTTCTCGGCTACGATGCCGCCAGATATAGCCAAACTGGCGGGTACGATTTTAAAGACTCCTGCGAAAATAGCAATCACTCCGGTATCATCAACAGTGGATACCATTGAGCAGTATCTGTACTTTGTTGATAAAAGTAATAAGAAGGATCTGCTTCTGCACATTCTGAAAGATAAAAACATAGCTTCAGCACTGGTATTCACTCGAACCAAGCACGGGGCTGACCGGCTTATGAAGCAATTATCAAGGAATAACGTAGTCGCCCAGGCAATCCATGGTGATAAGTCACAAGGAGCACGCCAGAGAGCATTAAGCAATTTTAAAGACAAAACATTGCGGATTTTGCTTGCAACAGATATTGCGGCAAGAGGAATAGACATAGATGAACTGACCCATGTTATTAATTTTGATCTGCCGGATACACCGGAGACGTATGTACATCGTATTGGCCGGACAGGCAGGGCAGGACTGGGCGGAACAGCAATATCCTTCTGTGATTTTGACGAAAAGGGACAGCTTAACGATATTGAAAAGTTGATTGGGAAGAAATTAACAGAAATAAAAGATCATCCCTACCCGTTAATGAACAACGTTCCAACGAAAAAGATTGTGCAGCCAAGAAGGGATACAGCAAAAGCACCGAAATCTCAAGTCAAACCCCCGAAGGATGCAATCATAAGATCAAAAAGATCACCTAAGACTGCTTCACTGAAATCGGGTGCATCGTCAAAGAGAGAGTCATTGTACACAGCTTCCATGGACAGCGCTTCATCATCAAAGAAGAAATATCGGATGACAGCAGATGGAACATTGAAAGAAAAAAGAAGTTATAATAAATTTTCAGTAAAGGACAAAAAGCGGTAA
- a CDS encoding N-6 DNA methylase yields MIRNLSDFYSRINLCYKELDPYFSYDQSFEIIAVMLTIAWIKDNKNYCDSTFLIERCDEKGFVDNLTKALIKFEKEHGEFQNALTELINNAINYPDININKILRNIYELISEMHLDKHMVKSVFQLILSSEAEFNRSNDTPDSVIELIYRLVDIDKVRDMAVYCCGCSKIAITFSENIRKTSSKQLPYYHGEEIVLSSTLVSKLLMIIFELRNSNIVNRDVLLPEENLKNGSEYDLVISDMPQSSYSEENSFNHDFRLKYGKPVKNSAEWAFGQNVIYNMNSNGIGILIGTKGALVRGSESEIRKNIINDDLIECIITLPNSLYEKSNLGSEIIILNKNKSHERRDKILFINASQNSIKINRMQYAIPMESIDEIAKAYKEGIEKKHFSMFVDIGKIKDFGYRINPIEYLDFDAVKKSFLDTVLLKDIAEVKRGLNVKNEDVCKDNSEGYLCLNIKEIENGRVNYDSAVTFQHVKREWVGRYDIKPNDILVTSKGWSLKFAIVENEFKPSLISSNLTIIRVDQKRYNPYVLFEFFQSEIGMKMINGIHTGTTVKILNNSQLQNFEIPTFGIDEMNRLGEKIKNNRMEYIKSINEAKTKFEENKKSYVEKMWSLFRQS; encoded by the coding sequence GTGATTCGTAATCTCAGTGATTTTTATTCACGAATTAATTTATGCTATAAAGAACTTGATCCCTATTTCTCATATGACCAATCATTTGAAATCATTGCTGTAATGCTCACTATAGCATGGATTAAAGATAATAAAAATTATTGTGATAGTACATTCCTGATTGAGAGATGCGATGAAAAAGGATTTGTAGATAATTTAACAAAGGCACTTATAAAATTTGAGAAAGAGCATGGGGAATTTCAAAATGCACTTACAGAACTAATAAATAATGCCATTAACTATCCTGATATTAATATAAATAAAATACTCAGAAATATATATGAACTGATATCTGAAATGCATTTAGATAAGCATATGGTGAAATCCGTATTTCAGCTGATTTTGTCTTCAGAAGCTGAGTTTAATAGAAGCAATGATACTCCCGATTCTGTTATTGAGCTTATATATAGACTCGTTGATATAGACAAAGTAAGGGATATGGCCGTTTACTGCTGTGGATGTTCTAAAATTGCTATTACCTTTTCTGAAAATATAAGGAAGACTTCAAGTAAGCAATTACCTTATTACCATGGAGAAGAGATCGTTCTTTCTTCAACTCTGGTTTCAAAGCTGTTAATGATAATTTTTGAACTTAGGAACTCTAATATTGTGAATAGAGATGTATTATTGCCGGAAGAAAATCTGAAAAATGGTTCGGAATATGATTTAGTTATATCAGATATGCCTCAAAGTTCATATTCAGAAGAAAATTCTTTTAATCATGATTTTCGGCTGAAATATGGAAAACCAGTCAAAAATAGTGCGGAATGGGCCTTTGGGCAAAATGTCATATATAATATGAACTCTAATGGAATTGGAATATTAATCGGGACCAAAGGGGCATTGGTTAGAGGAAGCGAATCAGAGATTAGAAAGAATATAATTAATGATGATTTAATTGAATGCATAATTACTCTGCCAAATAGCTTGTATGAAAAATCCAATCTGGGTTCAGAAATTATTATCTTAAACAAAAATAAGTCGCATGAAAGAAGAGACAAAATACTTTTCATAAATGCCAGCCAAAATTCAATTAAAATCAATAGAATGCAGTATGCCATTCCAATGGAGAGCATTGATGAAATAGCGAAAGCTTATAAAGAAGGCATTGAAAAAAAACATTTCAGTATGTTTGTTGACATTGGTAAGATTAAGGACTTTGGATATAGAATAAATCCGATTGAATATCTTGATTTTGATGCCGTTAAAAAATCGTTTTTAGATACAGTCTTATTGAAAGATATAGCAGAGGTTAAAAGAGGGCTTAACGTCAAAAATGAGGATGTTTGCAAGGACAATTCTGAGGGATATTTATGCCTTAATATAAAAGAAATAGAAAATGGGAGAGTAAATTATGATTCAGCCGTAACATTTCAGCATGTCAAAAGGGAATGGGTGGGAAGATATGATATTAAGCCAAATGACATCCTGGTAACATCAAAAGGCTGGAGTCTGAAATTTGCAATTGTGGAGAATGAATTTAAGCCTTCTTTAATTAGCTCCAATCTTACGATTATACGTGTAGATCAAAAAAGATACAATCCCTATGTTCTTTTTGAATTTTTTCAAAGTGAAATTGGTATGAAGATGATTAATGGGATCCATACGGGCACCACAGTAAAAATACTTAATAACTCCCAACTCCAAAATTTTGAAATCCCCACATTTGGTATTGACGAAATGAACAGACTGGGAGAAAAGATTAAAAACAATAGAATGGAGTATATAAAGAGCATAAATGAAGCAAAAACAAAATTTGAGGAAAATAAAAAATCATATGTAGAAAAAATGTGGTCGCTTTTTCGCCAAAGCTGA
- a CDS encoding nitroreductase family protein, with translation MLKQIENRRSVRKYLDKKVEKEKLVKLLESARLAPSGSNTQPWTFLIIESEETKEKLSIADHHQKWMMTAPIFIVCVADIRCRISMETKVRLDERSPEQELKQIIRDTAIAMEHILLEAEHLGLATCWTAWFEQDAVRPILNIPDDKYVCGIITLGYGDETPKQRPRKAMDEIVRYEKW, from the coding sequence ATGCTAAAACAAATCGAAAACAGAAGAAGCGTCCGTAAATATCTGGATAAGAAAGTTGAAAAAGAAAAGCTTGTTAAACTATTGGAAAGTGCCAGATTAGCGCCTTCTGGAAGCAATACGCAGCCCTGGACGTTCCTTATCATTGAATCGGAGGAAACGAAAGAAAAGCTTTCAATTGCCGATCATCATCAAAAATGGATGATGACAGCCCCCATATTTATTGTGTGCGTAGCGGATATTCGCTGCCGTATTTCCATGGAGACCAAAGTCAGACTGGATGAGAGAAGCCCTGAACAAGAGCTTAAGCAAATTATTCGAGACACAGCAATTGCAATGGAACATATATTGCTTGAAGCGGAACATCTGGGTCTGGCGACCTGTTGGACAGCCTGGTTTGAGCAAGATGCTGTCAGGCCTATTCTGAATATTCCGGATGATAAGTATGTGTGCGGAATCATTACGCTGGGATATGGAGATGAGACACCAAAACAGCGACCGAGAAAAGCGATGGATGAAATTGTAAGATATGAGAAATGGTGA